Proteins from one Ascaphus truei isolate aAscTru1 chromosome 19, aAscTru1.hap1, whole genome shotgun sequence genomic window:
- the LOC142470036 gene encoding 5-hydroxytryptamine receptor 3A-like yields the protein MSMQTITMYIWFTMAWENEFVSWNPNEFCGIQRISVPVELFWKPDLYITEMIEDEDKSPVIPYYLLYSNGTVVNSKPLRIVSTCNLDMYKFPFDIQTCSLTFGPFLHSVKDLIMLPRSNSSTVSELSRTVFASKGDWTLSDISVSSNMYASDGEKYSQVTYKITIKRTPIIYIINLIIPACFLLFLDIASMFIQMGTGERLGFKITVVLGFSVLLLILNNLLPNSDSTPVLGIFCTVCLVVMVLSIIGSIAISYMLTESATQPDVPPWIKIWVLNHLARVLRFKKRSDKEELVTVVAVNNDSNDGKKVEKTLELCEKRKISQREARGSLEAKLLKRLLAQILKIHHELTLSKNEDDAKSEWYMAALVVDRLVLILYLVTVVIIFAIVIIVWAT from the exons ATGAGCATGCAAACAATAACCATGTATATCTGGTTTACCATG GCCTGGGAAAACGAGTTTGTATCCTGGAACCCTAATGAATTTTGTGGCATTCAGAGGATTTCTGTTCCTGTCGAATTGTTTTGGAAACCAGATCTCTACATCACTGAAAT GATAGAAGATGAAGACAAGTCCCCAGTGATTCCCTATTACCTTCTCTACAGCAATGGGACGGTGGTTAATTCCAAGCCCTTACGGATCGTCAGCACCTGTAACTTAGACATGTACAAGTTCCCCTTCGACATTCAGACCTGCAGCTTGACTTTTGGTCCATTTTTGCACTCAG TTAAAGATTTGATCATGTTACCAAGATCAAATTCTTCCACAGTAAGCGAATTGTCACGGACGGTTTTTGCTAGCAAAGGCGACTGGACCCTTTCAGACATTTCCGTGTCGAGCAATATGTACGCTAGTGACGGAGAAAAATACAGCCAAGTGACTTATAAG ATAACCATTAAAAGAACCCCTATTATTTATATCATAAACCTCATCATCCCTGCCTGCTTCCTGCTTTTCCTGGACATCGCCAGTATGTTCATACAGATGGGAACTGGGGAAAGGCTCGGCTTCAAAATCACTGTTGTTTTGGGGTTCTCCGTCCTCCTGCTGATTCTGAACAACCTGCTCCCTAATTCTGACAGCACTCCTGTTTTAG GAATATTCTGCACCGTGTGTCTGGTTGTCATGGTCCTTAGTATAATCGGCTCTATCGCCATCTCCTACATGCTGACGGAGTCTGCAACACAGCCGGACGTCCCTCCCTGGATAAAGATTTGGGTCCTGAATCATCTGGCACGTGTGCTGCGCTTCAAGAAGAGATCCGACAAGGAAGAGCTGGTCACAGTGGTTGCAGTGAATAATG ATTCCAATGATGGTAAAAAAGTGGAGAAAACCCTGGAACTTTGTGAGAAAAGGAAGATCTCTCAGAGGGAGGCGAGAGGCAGCCTGGAGGCGAAGCTGTTAAAGAGGCTGCTGGCACAGATCTTAAAGATTCACCATGAGTTGACCCTCTCCAAGAATGAGGACGATGCCAAGTCAGAGTGGTACATGGCAGCACTGGTGGTAGATCGGCTGGTCCTTATCTTGTACCTTGTCACCGTGGTCATTATATTTGCCATTGTGATAATTGTTTGGGCCACGTAA